The following proteins are co-located in the Herpetosiphon gulosus genome:
- a CDS encoding cyclase family protein gives MAHLIDISVPISPALPVWEGDPPIEQKRAADMNKGDICNVTRLNTGVHIGTHVDAPLHFINNDLAVESLELDRFVGDCYVVELTGTGPITGAELAAANVPSDCTRLLLKTSNSAFWQEEPLRFHRDFRALDSSAARWVIEHNLRLIAIDYLSIEPFEAEPGNPTHCILLGGRVAILEGINLTEVAPGPYNLLCLPLKILGSDGAPARAVLQPR, from the coding sequence ATGGCCCACTTGATCGATATTAGCGTTCCGATTTCGCCAGCCCTGCCGGTTTGGGAAGGCGATCCGCCGATTGAACAAAAACGCGCCGCCGATATGAACAAAGGCGATATTTGTAATGTAACCCGCCTCAACACTGGAGTGCACATTGGCACGCACGTTGATGCACCGCTGCACTTTATCAACAACGATTTGGCGGTTGAAAGCTTGGAGCTTGATCGATTTGTTGGTGATTGTTATGTGGTGGAATTAACTGGCACTGGCCCAATTACTGGTGCAGAATTAGCCGCTGCCAATGTGCCCAGCGATTGTACTCGTCTCTTGCTCAAAACCAGCAATTCGGCCTTTTGGCAAGAAGAACCCCTACGCTTCCATCGCGATTTTCGGGCACTCGACAGTAGCGCAGCCCGTTGGGTGATTGAGCACAATTTGCGCTTGATTGCGATCGATTATCTTTCAATTGAGCCATTTGAGGCTGAGCCAGGCAACCCAACCCACTGTATTTTGCTCGGCGGTCGGGTGGCAATCTTAGAGGGTATCAATTTAACTGAGGTTGCCCCAGGCCCATACAATCTGCTCTGTTTGCCCTTGAAAATTCTGGGTAGCGATGGTGCTCCAGCTCGGGCCGTGCTTCAACCACGTTAA
- a CDS encoding ADP-ribosylglycohydrolase family protein — MLERYRGCLLGLAVGDAVGTTVEFSPPGSFKPLTDMVGGGPFNLPLGAWTDDTSMALCLAASLIERQGFDAADQMQRYCRWRDYGYMSSTGSCFDCGITVGNALSTFQRTGNPYSGSTDPATAGNGSLMRLAPVVLAYANQPEQAMQLAVDSSRTTHGAAAAVDACRYFAGLLIGALNGVDKATLLAPRYSPIANYWQQQPLQTDIDEIAAGSFWQRQPPEIQGTGYVVRSLEAALWAFAKSNSFREGCLMAANLGHDADTTAAIYGQIAGAYYGEAEIPAEWREPIVSHDLIVEFAERLYRLNY, encoded by the coding sequence ATGCTTGAGCGATATCGTGGTTGTTTGTTGGGGTTGGCGGTTGGCGATGCAGTTGGCACAACGGTGGAATTTAGCCCGCCAGGCTCATTTAAGCCGTTGACTGACATGGTGGGTGGTGGGCCTTTCAACTTGCCATTAGGTGCGTGGACTGACGATACCTCGATGGCGTTGTGCCTTGCAGCCAGTTTGATCGAGCGCCAAGGCTTCGATGCGGCGGATCAAATGCAGCGCTATTGTCGCTGGCGCGATTATGGTTATATGAGCAGCACTGGCTCGTGTTTTGATTGTGGAATTACGGTTGGCAACGCGCTCAGCACCTTTCAACGCACGGGCAACCCCTACAGCGGCTCGACCGACCCTGCGACTGCTGGCAATGGCTCGTTGATGCGCTTGGCTCCAGTGGTTTTGGCCTACGCCAACCAGCCTGAGCAAGCCATGCAACTGGCAGTCGATAGTTCGCGCACAACCCATGGCGCAGCAGCGGCGGTTGATGCTTGTCGTTATTTCGCTGGCTTGTTGATTGGGGCATTGAATGGCGTGGATAAAGCGACATTGCTGGCCCCACGCTATAGCCCAATTGCCAATTATTGGCAGCAACAACCATTACAAACTGATATTGATGAGATTGCCGCTGGCTCATTTTGGCAACGCCAACCGCCCGAAATCCAAGGCACTGGTTATGTGGTGCGTTCGCTTGAAGCTGCGTTGTGGGCGTTTGCAAAGAGCAATTCATTTCGTGAAGGTTGTTTGATGGCGGCCAATCTGGGCCACGATGCCGACACTACCGCCGCAATTTATGGTCAAATCGCTGGAGCCTACTATGGTGAAGCTGAAATTCCTGCTGAATGGCGCGAGCCGATTGTTAGCCACGATTTGATTGTTGAATTTGCTGAGCGGCTGTATCGTTTGAATTATTAA
- a CDS encoding alpha/beta hydrolase encodes MSKAHLYGRDLQGISRLAIEATTQVTNISEGLFATIMRRPNRRIGGIPGLVYRQIHGITRLVGWSLDQLFGALSTANSQQVSSRQRDDLIAALNGVMGDYLVASNNPLHTNMSLRVAGAEFEPATIAAPQSRLLLYIHGVCMHEQQLQQQGHDHGLAAAATLGYSPIHVRYNTGLHIAENGQQLSQLLEQLLVDWPVPVEELVILGYSMGGLVARSACYYAEQLGHSWSQRLTKLVFLATPHHGSAFERYGAWLHYVLERNRYSALFGQIARLRSAGITDLRYGTILPHDQPTFDRFEQPAYRPDLLPLPAHVACYALAATRSPEHQSLSKLRGDGLVAVASALGHDPKQSSHNLAIPATQQAIVYATHHFGMLANQAAYQQILAWLQ; translated from the coding sequence ATGTCCAAAGCCCATTTGTATGGTCGTGATCTTCAAGGCATCAGCCGCTTGGCGATCGAGGCGACAACCCAGGTGACCAACATTAGCGAAGGCTTGTTTGCCACGATTATGCGCCGCCCCAATCGCCGCATTGGTGGCATTCCAGGCTTGGTCTATCGCCAAATTCATGGCATTACCCGCTTAGTTGGCTGGAGCCTTGATCAGCTGTTTGGAGCACTCAGCACGGCCAACTCGCAGCAAGTCTCATCACGCCAACGCGACGATCTGATTGCCGCCTTGAATGGCGTTATGGGCGATTATTTGGTTGCTAGCAACAATCCCTTGCACACGAATATGAGTTTGCGGGTAGCCGGAGCCGAATTTGAGCCAGCTACCATTGCCGCACCCCAATCACGCCTATTGCTCTATATCCATGGGGTTTGTATGCACGAGCAACAACTCCAGCAGCAAGGCCATGATCATGGTTTAGCTGCCGCCGCAACCCTTGGCTATAGCCCAATTCATGTGCGCTATAACACGGGTTTACATATTGCCGAGAATGGCCAGCAACTCAGTCAATTGCTCGAACAACTGCTAGTTGATTGGCCTGTGCCCGTCGAAGAATTGGTGATTCTTGGCTATAGTATGGGTGGGCTTGTAGCGCGAAGTGCCTGTTATTATGCTGAGCAGTTGGGCCATAGCTGGAGCCAACGGTTAACTAAATTAGTTTTTTTGGCCACTCCACACCATGGCTCAGCCTTTGAACGCTACGGCGCGTGGTTACATTATGTGCTTGAGCGCAATCGCTACAGCGCCTTATTTGGCCAAATTGCCCGTTTGCGCAGCGCTGGTATCACCGATTTGCGTTATGGCACGATTTTACCGCACGATCAGCCAACGTTTGATCGATTTGAACAACCTGCTTATCGCCCTGACTTGCTGCCATTGCCCGCTCATGTTGCCTGCTATGCCTTGGCGGCGACCCGTTCGCCAGAACATCAAAGCCTCAGCAAGCTGCGGGGCGATGGTTTGGTGGCGGTTGCCAGCGCCTTAGGCCACGATCCCAAGCAGTCGAGTCATAATTTAGCTATTCCTGCAACCCAGCAAGCGATTGTTTATGCAACTCATCATTTTGGCATGCTCGCCAATCAAGCGGCCTATCAGCAGATTTTGGCATGGTTGCAATAG